A stretch of Litoribacterium kuwaitense DNA encodes these proteins:
- a CDS encoding endonuclease/exonuclease/phosphatase family protein codes for MKKSNWSRIMSVVSLSLVLLLCFAGVNQVSAKGGPPHVPKGKILNVKVMSYNVHHAVGEDGVLDMDRIADVIRQSGAEIIGLQEVDRHWSERSDFVDQAKALADALGMHYVFGANLDFDPLAEGDERRQYGTAILSTYPILDSENVLLNSNGEQRGLLRTKINIRGEHIQFYNTHLGLSTEERERQTAEIMQTSQTFSGPSIIVGDFNAEPDDVELDNITAEYEDAFADNNEAYTYSAANPTTRIDYIFHSDELNLQGAEVIDTLASDHLPIVAEFEWKRKHPHAK; via the coding sequence GTGAAGAAATCAAACTGGAGCCGCATCATGTCTGTTGTTTCCCTGTCTCTCGTATTATTGTTATGTTTTGCTGGTGTCAATCAAGTGTCTGCTAAGGGGGGCCCCCCACACGTGCCTAAAGGAAAAATATTAAATGTAAAGGTTATGTCCTATAATGTTCACCATGCTGTCGGTGAGGATGGTGTTTTAGACATGGATCGGATTGCAGATGTCATCCGACAATCGGGTGCGGAGATCATCGGTTTACAAGAAGTGGACAGACATTGGTCCGAACGAAGCGATTTTGTCGACCAAGCAAAGGCGCTGGCAGATGCTCTAGGCATGCATTATGTGTTTGGTGCAAATCTTGATTTTGATCCTTTAGCGGAAGGAGACGAAAGACGGCAGTACGGAACGGCGATCTTGAGCACATATCCAATCCTTGATTCCGAAAATGTATTGCTCAACAGTAACGGTGAGCAGCGTGGGCTGTTACGGACTAAAATCAATATTCGCGGCGAGCACATCCAATTTTACAACACGCATCTCGGTTTAAGTACCGAAGAGCGTGAGCGTCAAACGGCTGAGATTATGCAAACCAGTCAAACTTTTTCCGGACCTTCGATCATTGTTGGTGATTTTAACGCCGAGCCAGATGATGTTGAATTGGACAATATCACAGCAGAGTATGAAGACGCATTTGCGGACAACAATGAAGCGTATACGTATTCTGCCGCAAATCCAACCACTCGGATTGACTATATTTTTCATTCGGATGAACTGAACTTGCAAGGTGCTGAAGTGATTGATACGTTAGCTTCGGATCACTTGCCCATTGTTGCGGAGTTCGAATGGAAACGAAAGCACCCGCATGCTAAGTAA
- a CDS encoding ABC transporter ATP-binding protein — translation MIKRFFSYYRPHRKLFYIDFICAVFVGLLELGFPLAVSWFIDSLLPNGDWQTILAVSAGLLTLYLMSSIMQFVVNYWGHKLGINIETDLRRDLFYHVQRQSFRFFDNTKTGHIMSRVTNDLMDIGELAHHGPEDLFIAVMTFIGAFWIMMTINVKLALIAIIVVPFLVWLISYSNIKMNKAWTKMYGNIADVNARVEDSISGVRVVQSFTNEEYEKKRFNKNNLIFRASKLQAYKVMSYNLSGIYMTTRLMTLFILVYGAWLSFSGQLTYGELVAFILYINILFKPIDKISALLELYPKGMAGFKRFTELMDQHPDIENHPDAIHVNDLQGNIAFDEVTFGYEDDRSIINNLSFSIQSGQTVALVGPSGAGKTTICSLIPRFYDVNHGAITIDGIDIRDMTKESLRANIGIVQQDVFLFTGTLRENIAYGHLDATQEEIEYAAKRAHLTDLIASLPEGYDTQIGERGLKLSGGQKQRLSIARMFLKNPRILILDEATSALDTETEALIQDALTELAKDRTTLVIAHRLATIRNADRILVVNESGIAEDGTHEELLSIKDGLFTKLHSHQQASIY, via the coding sequence ATGATCAAACGTTTCTTCAGCTATTATCGCCCCCATCGAAAGCTATTTTATATTGATTTTATTTGTGCTGTTTTCGTTGGGCTATTAGAGCTCGGCTTTCCCTTAGCGGTTTCCTGGTTTATTGACAGCCTTCTGCCTAACGGCGATTGGCAGACCATTCTCGCTGTCAGTGCTGGACTGCTCACACTATATTTGATGAGTTCCATCATGCAATTTGTCGTGAATTACTGGGGCCATAAGCTTGGCATCAATATTGAAACAGATCTCAGGAGGGATCTATTTTACCACGTCCAACGCCAATCATTTCGTTTCTTTGACAACACGAAAACCGGACATATTATGAGCCGTGTCACCAATGACTTGATGGATATCGGAGAGCTCGCCCACCACGGTCCCGAAGATTTGTTCATCGCTGTCATGACCTTCATCGGCGCATTTTGGATCATGATGACAATCAATGTAAAGCTTGCCCTCATTGCCATTATTGTCGTCCCGTTTCTCGTCTGGCTCATTTCTTATTCAAATATCAAAATGAACAAGGCATGGACGAAAATGTATGGCAATATTGCCGACGTTAATGCGCGTGTCGAGGACAGCATCTCAGGCGTACGTGTCGTTCAGTCCTTTACGAATGAAGAGTACGAAAAGAAACGCTTTAACAAAAACAATTTAATCTTCCGTGCTTCCAAGCTCCAAGCCTACAAGGTGATGAGCTATAATTTATCAGGTATTTACATGACGACGCGGTTGATGACATTATTTATTTTAGTGTATGGCGCCTGGTTAAGCTTTTCAGGACAGCTCACGTACGGGGAATTGGTCGCTTTTATCCTTTATATCAACATCCTGTTTAAGCCAATCGATAAAATCAGTGCCCTGCTTGAACTCTATCCAAAGGGAATGGCCGGCTTCAAACGCTTTACAGAGCTGATGGACCAACACCCTGATATTGAAAATCATCCGGACGCCATTCATGTCAACGATTTACAAGGGAATATCGCCTTTGACGAAGTGACGTTCGGCTACGAAGACGACCGAAGCATCATTAACAATTTAAGCTTTTCAATCCAATCTGGGCAAACCGTTGCGCTCGTCGGACCCTCCGGTGCAGGAAAAACGACCATCTGCTCGTTGATCCCGCGTTTCTATGATGTCAATCATGGCGCCATCACGATTGATGGCATCGACATCCGGGATATGACGAAAGAATCGTTACGCGCCAATATCGGGATCGTTCAACAGGATGTCTTCCTATTTACGGGAACATTAAGAGAAAACATCGCCTACGGCCATTTAGACGCGACGCAGGAAGAAATTGAATACGCGGCCAAACGCGCTCACCTCACCGACCTGATCGCTTCATTACCCGAAGGCTACGATACACAAATCGGTGAAAGAGGGCTGAAGCTGTCAGGCGGGCAAAAACAACGCCTTTCTATTGCCCGAATGTTTCTGAAAAACCCGCGCATTCTGATCTTAGATGAAGCCACTTCCGCACTCGACACAGAAACCGAGGCACTGATTCAAGACGCACTCACCGAGCTAGCGAAAGATCGCACGACACTCGTCATCGCTCACCGTTTAGCAACAATCCGCAACGCCGATCGCATTCTCGTTGTTAACGAAAGCGGTATTGCCGAAGATGGCACTCATGAAGAACTGCTCTCCATCAAAGACGGACTCTTCACGAAGCTGCATTCACATCAGCAGGCTTCTATTTATTAA
- a CDS encoding MarR family winged helix-turn-helix transcriptional regulator: MDPVAEKLSVSIRRFQRKTYDLKGALGEHNINEARVLHILAKRGQDDLRVSELSDIMRVTSPFITQLLQRLEEQGFIVKHRSPKDRRVVMISLTDAGEKKAESIQIVMSQFFEGLVDHLGQEESLQLASLLDQAFEYVEGHIKRQGGNHT; encoded by the coding sequence ATGGACCCAGTTGCTGAAAAATTATCTGTATCAATTCGGCGTTTTCAGCGCAAGACATATGATTTGAAAGGCGCGCTTGGGGAGCATAATATCAATGAAGCGCGAGTGCTCCACATCCTGGCGAAGCGTGGACAGGACGATCTTCGGGTGTCAGAGCTTAGTGACATCATGCGGGTGACGTCACCCTTTATTACCCAGCTGCTTCAGCGTTTGGAGGAGCAGGGGTTTATTGTGAAGCATCGATCACCTAAGGATCGCCGTGTCGTCATGATTTCGCTCACCGATGCTGGTGAGAAGAAAGCGGAAAGCATTCAAATTGTAATGAGTCAGTTTTTTGAGGGACTCGTCGATCATCTTGGTCAGGAAGAAAGCCTACAACTGGCATCCTTGCTCGATCAAGCTTTTGAGTATGTGGAAGGTCATATTAAACGGCAAGGAGGAAATCATACGTGA
- a CDS encoding ABC transporter ATP-binding protein has translation MRSLYPYLKPYRLQVFLVMLLTLAGIMLELYLPTLMADVVDVGIVNQDVDYILRTGGLMLLCSVLAVVMTITVTFISSRVAQKFGRDVRRGLFVHVEQFSMQEFERVGPATLITRSTNDVKQVQDVLNMLLRMMTRAPFMLIGGIILAVSRDAQLSLIFLTALPILAGLIFLISKKAIPLFKSMQKKTDRLNLLLRETLIGTRVVRAFNRVPFEKKRFNEANEAFRDTGIRVGQILAFMFPTMMIVMNFTSVAIIWFGALRVDAGTMQIGNLMAFMQYGMMILFSLVMMSMAFVMIPRAQVSARRIYEVLDQVPSITDIQNSDVPSKQGVLEFKQVTFRYPGAERPAVKDVSFSVRPGETTAIIGSTGSGKTTLLQLIPRFYDVEHGEVVVDGVNVKNWPQKELRQRLGYVPQKASLFTGTVAENIRFGDEAIRDETIKEALEIAQASSFIEEREDGIHSMISQAGANLSGGQKQRLSIARALARKPAFYLFDDSFSALDYQTDAKLRQELKERTENAAILIVAQRVSTVVQADQIIVLDEGKVVGIGTHSELLRDSSVYQEIVNSQKAEEVGA, from the coding sequence GTGAGGTCGTTGTATCCCTATTTGAAACCTTATCGTCTCCAAGTTTTTCTCGTCATGCTTTTAACATTGGCAGGCATTATGCTTGAGCTCTATTTACCGACGCTGATGGCAGATGTCGTTGATGTCGGTATTGTCAATCAAGATGTTGACTATATTTTGCGAACAGGTGGCTTAATGCTCCTTTGTTCTGTTTTGGCGGTCGTGATGACCATTACTGTGACCTTCATTTCCTCACGTGTCGCGCAAAAGTTTGGTCGTGACGTGCGTCGCGGTCTTTTCGTGCACGTTGAGCAATTTTCGATGCAGGAGTTTGAACGTGTCGGTCCAGCCACGCTTATTACAAGGTCAACGAATGATGTGAAGCAAGTACAGGACGTGTTAAACATGCTGTTGCGGATGATGACACGCGCACCATTTATGCTCATTGGCGGGATTATTTTAGCGGTGTCCAGGGACGCGCAGCTGTCACTTATCTTTTTAACGGCATTGCCTATTTTAGCAGGTCTTATTTTTCTTATTTCTAAAAAGGCCATTCCGTTATTTAAATCGATGCAAAAAAAGACAGACCGCCTTAATTTACTGTTGCGTGAGACGCTGATCGGGACACGTGTTGTTCGGGCATTTAACCGCGTTCCTTTTGAGAAGAAACGTTTTAATGAAGCGAACGAAGCGTTTCGTGATACTGGGATTCGTGTCGGACAAATTTTAGCGTTTATGTTTCCGACGATGATGATTGTTATGAACTTTACAAGTGTCGCCATCATTTGGTTTGGCGCGCTGCGCGTTGATGCTGGAACGATGCAGATTGGTAATCTCATGGCATTTATGCAATATGGAATGATGATTTTATTTTCGTTAGTCATGATGTCGATGGCTTTTGTTATGATTCCGAGAGCGCAAGTGTCTGCGCGCAGGATTTATGAGGTGCTCGATCAAGTTCCGTCGATTACTGATATCCAAAACAGTGACGTTCCTTCAAAGCAAGGTGTTTTAGAATTTAAACAAGTCACTTTCCGCTATCCAGGGGCGGAGCGTCCGGCGGTTAAAGATGTATCATTTTCCGTTCGACCTGGTGAAACGACGGCGATTATTGGCAGTACTGGTTCAGGTAAAACGACGCTGCTTCAGCTCATTCCTCGTTTTTATGATGTAGAACATGGCGAGGTGGTCGTCGATGGCGTGAATGTAAAAAATTGGCCGCAAAAAGAGCTGCGCCAGAGACTTGGGTATGTACCGCAGAAGGCGTCTCTTTTTACTGGAACGGTCGCAGAAAACATCCGTTTCGGCGATGAAGCCATTCGTGATGAAACAATAAAGGAGGCGCTGGAGATTGCGCAAGCGTCGTCGTTTATAGAGGAGCGAGAAGACGGTATACATTCCATGATTTCACAAGCAGGTGCGAACTTGTCGGGTGGACAAAAGCAGCGCCTGTCTATTGCGCGCGCGTTGGCAAGAAAGCCTGCCTTTTATCTGTTTGACGATAGCTTCTCTGCGCTCGACTATCAGACGGATGCGAAGCTGCGCCAGGAGTTAAAGGAAAGAACAGAGAATGCTGCGATTTTGATCGTGGCCCAGCGTGTAAGTACGGTCGTACAGGCTGATCAGATTATTGTATTGGATGAAGGAAAGGTCGTTGGTATTGGCACGCATTCGGAGCTGCTCCGCGATAGTTCTGTTTATCAGGAAATCGTCAATTCACAAAAGGCTGAGGAGGTGGGCGCATGA
- a CDS encoding ABC transporter ATP-binding protein encodes MKENERRGGSRPMGGHPGGAAMRPVEKPTEFKKTLKRMAGYLKPFRFLLTLVAIASLLGTLFNVISPKLLGLATTSLFDSFTRGIGVDFSFIGQLLLLLLGLYTVSSLFLWVQQYVMASISQRTVASLRKAVNEKLSRLPLKYFDQNAHGDVLSRAVNDVDNINTSMQQALTQVITSLFTLLGIITMMLFISPVLTLVVLVTIPLSTLVIRKVTGRSQKYFTRQQSELGAVNGHIEEMFSGHQVVKAYGHEEKAIEKFDTMNDKLYEAGWKSQFISGVMMPLMTFIGNIGYVLVSIAGGVLVIFGRIAIGDVQAFIQYTQQISQPMAQAAGIANMIQSGLASAERVFTLLDEEEEVAEQPADIDLDALEGRITLDNVVFSYEKGTPIIQGVDLEVEPGQMIAIVGPTGAGKTTLINLLMRFYELDSGRLLLDGVDVKTLSREQLRSRFAMVLQDTWLFHGTIRENIAYGREGATDEEIVKAAKNAYADDFIRTLPDGYDTVLGEDASNISQGQRQLLTIARAMLSNPLILILDEATSNVDTRTEMNIQKAMNEIMKNRTSFVIAHRLSTIQDADRILVMNQGNIIEQGSHEALLQENGFYADLYNSQFAERAV; translated from the coding sequence ATGAAGGAGAATGAGCGAAGAGGAGGCTCTAGGCCAATGGGAGGACATCCAGGCGGGGCTGCGATGAGGCCTGTGGAGAAGCCGACAGAGTTCAAAAAAACGTTGAAGCGAATGGCTGGGTATTTAAAGCCGTTTCGTTTCCTTCTCACCCTTGTTGCCATCGCGTCGTTGCTCGGAACGCTGTTTAACGTCATCAGTCCGAAGCTTCTCGGTTTGGCGACGACCTCATTGTTTGACAGTTTTACGCGAGGGATCGGCGTGGACTTTTCCTTTATTGGTCAGCTCCTCCTCTTATTGCTTGGCTTATATACGGTGTCGTCACTGTTTTTATGGGTGCAGCAATATGTGATGGCTAGCATTTCGCAACGAACCGTAGCGAGTCTCCGTAAAGCGGTTAATGAAAAGCTTTCGCGATTGCCGCTAAAGTATTTTGACCAAAACGCCCATGGTGATGTACTGAGCCGGGCGGTCAATGATGTCGACAATATTAATACGTCGATGCAGCAGGCGTTGACGCAAGTGATTACGTCTTTGTTTACGCTGTTGGGCATCATTACGATGATGTTATTTATAAGCCCTGTTTTAACGCTTGTCGTCCTCGTGACCATTCCGCTTTCGACACTGGTGATCAGGAAAGTCACAGGACGATCGCAAAAATATTTTACGCGACAGCAGTCTGAACTTGGTGCGGTTAATGGTCATATTGAGGAAATGTTTAGCGGTCATCAGGTCGTTAAAGCATACGGGCATGAGGAAAAAGCGATTGAAAAGTTTGACACGATGAACGACAAGCTGTATGAAGCAGGGTGGAAGTCGCAGTTTATCTCAGGTGTGATGATGCCTTTGATGACGTTTATTGGCAATATAGGCTACGTCCTCGTCAGCATTGCTGGCGGCGTTCTTGTCATTTTTGGGCGCATCGCTATTGGAGATGTTCAAGCGTTTATTCAATATACACAGCAAATTTCACAACCGATGGCGCAAGCGGCGGGTATTGCCAATATGATTCAGTCTGGACTGGCCTCGGCTGAACGTGTGTTTACGCTTCTTGACGAAGAGGAGGAAGTGGCGGAACAGCCGGCAGATATCGATTTAGACGCGCTTGAAGGTCGGATCACTTTAGACAATGTTGTCTTTAGTTATGAAAAAGGGACGCCGATCATTCAAGGCGTTGATTTAGAGGTTGAGCCGGGACAGATGATTGCAATCGTCGGTCCAACGGGAGCTGGAAAAACGACGCTCATCAATTTGTTAATGCGTTTTTACGAATTGGATAGCGGGAGGCTCCTTTTAGACGGTGTCGATGTAAAAACATTGAGCCGAGAGCAATTAAGGAGTCGGTTTGCGATGGTCCTCCAAGATACGTGGTTATTTCATGGAACCATTCGTGAAAACATTGCTTATGGTCGTGAAGGTGCCACCGATGAGGAAATCGTGAAAGCAGCGAAAAATGCGTACGCCGATGATTTTATCCGCACCCTTCCGGATGGCTACGATACGGTGCTCGGTGAAGATGCGTCCAATATTTCGCAAGGACAGCGACAACTGCTCACGATTGCACGGGCGATGCTTTCCAATCCGCTTATTCTCATTCTCGATGAAGCGACGAGCAACGTCGATACGCGAACAGAGATGAACATCCAAAAAGCGATGAACGAAATTATGAAAAATCGTACAAGCTTTGTCATTGCACACAGACTGTCGACAATCCAAGATGCGGATCGCATTCTCGTGATGAATCAGGGAAATATTATTGAACAAGGCTCGCATGAAGCGTTGCTGCAGGAAAATGGCTTTTACGCCGATTTATACAATAGTCAGTTTGCGGAGCGAGCTGTTTAA
- a CDS encoding methyl-accepting chemotaxis protein, which produces MQTLLKRLNIGSKYGLVWAVVTVLFIASAVAVTFLLRTVENDIEAMERRAQRSVDIIHLQVKIAEKEALAYQYLAESSPELIKDYKNKQGEFTEVMKALKPKMDTEKELTLYENIRANNQEADDLFLEAIGTVNEETVLTLLLESTKMQNLTEQLLNELVDEVKDTRLEANDHAKESASMTFWVLVGSVLASIVLSGILFVIINRIVRRPMNYVVATLEQMSTGDLTVPLVEYEAKDEIAKIAAALNQMVQQFRDLASRIHTTSDEVSSQGSMLQLASSEVNIGAQQIAASMEQMAASAEEQASGAQMIASLLEELDNQIKTANEAGDSLDEASRQVYERSTEGKVKMQQSMDDMTSIHELVSAAVEKVKYLQQHTEDIGDLVEVIKGISEQTNLLALNAAIEASRAGDAGRGFAVVAEEVRKLSEEVSKSVGNITERINGIQSETKNVVDSLQDGFEKVEAGTKQMHVSQESFGEISEAMEQMLHRIQHISESLASMTDQSDKVRQSGEDIAAASEESAAGAEESAATAEQQSASIQEMASSIETLNGSAQRMNESMEAFKVDHQKTTHKTYEEMDVSELTEEQESATKDEAQV; this is translated from the coding sequence ATGCAGACATTATTAAAGAGACTAAATATCGGATCAAAGTATGGGCTCGTTTGGGCAGTAGTGACAGTCCTTTTTATCGCTTCAGCTGTTGCTGTCACTTTTTTACTTAGGACGGTAGAAAACGATATTGAAGCGATGGAACGCCGAGCACAACGTTCCGTAGACATTATTCATCTGCAAGTGAAAATTGCCGAAAAAGAAGCATTGGCTTATCAATATTTGGCAGAATCAAGTCCTGAATTAATTAAGGACTATAAAAATAAGCAAGGCGAGTTCACTGAAGTGATGAAAGCTCTCAAGCCTAAAATGGATACAGAAAAAGAGCTGACGCTATATGAAAATATTCGGGCGAATAACCAAGAAGCGGATGACTTATTTCTCGAAGCGATCGGTACGGTCAATGAAGAAACGGTACTGACCTTACTTTTAGAATCGACGAAAATGCAAAATTTGACAGAGCAATTGTTAAATGAGTTAGTAGACGAAGTGAAAGATACAAGGCTTGAAGCGAATGATCATGCCAAAGAGAGTGCAAGCATGACTTTCTGGGTGCTCGTTGGCAGCGTGCTTGCTTCAATTGTGCTGAGCGGTATTCTTTTTGTCATCATCAATCGGATTGTCAGGCGTCCAATGAATTACGTTGTTGCGACACTTGAACAGATGTCTACGGGTGATTTAACAGTCCCTCTCGTTGAATACGAAGCAAAGGATGAAATTGCTAAAATTGCAGCCGCCTTAAATCAGATGGTTCAGCAATTTCGTGACTTAGCCTCTCGCATCCACACGACTTCAGACGAAGTAAGCAGTCAAGGGTCAATGCTGCAGCTGGCGTCAAGCGAAGTAAACATAGGGGCACAGCAAATTGCGGCATCGATGGAGCAAATGGCCGCGAGTGCGGAGGAACAGGCTAGTGGAGCGCAAATGATTGCCAGTCTACTGGAGGAGTTGGACAATCAAATCAAAACAGCGAATGAGGCAGGCGATTCTTTAGACGAAGCCTCTCGTCAAGTATATGAACGCTCGACTGAAGGAAAAGTGAAAATGCAACAGTCGATGGACGACATGACATCAATTCATGAACTTGTTTCTGCAGCGGTTGAAAAGGTGAAGTATTTGCAACAGCATACAGAAGACATTGGCGATTTGGTTGAGGTCATTAAAGGAATTTCCGAACAGACAAACTTGCTTGCGCTAAATGCCGCCATTGAAGCATCAAGAGCGGGCGATGCAGGGCGTGGTTTTGCTGTCGTCGCTGAGGAAGTGCGAAAGCTGTCCGAAGAGGTGTCCAAATCTGTCGGAAACATCACTGAGCGCATCAATGGAATTCAATCTGAAACAAAAAATGTTGTGGACTCTTTGCAAGACGGGTTTGAAAAGGTAGAAGCGGGCACGAAGCAAATGCATGTGAGCCAAGAGAGTTTTGGTGAAATTAGCGAAGCGATGGAGCAAATGTTGCATCGCATCCAACACATTTCTGAAAGTTTAGCATCAATGACTGACCAGAGCGATAAGGTACGTCAGTCTGGTGAAGATATCGCTGCAGCGTCGGAAGAATCTGCCGCAGGGGCAGAAGAAAGTGCTGCTACCGCTGAACAGCAAAGTGCATCTATTCAAGAAATGGCAAGCAGCATCGAGACATTGAATGGGTCCGCACAGCGAATGAATGAATCGATGGAAGCTTTTAAAGTAGATCATCAAAAAACGACTCACAAGACCTATGAAGAAATGGATGTAAGTGAATTAACGGAAGAACAGGAAAGCGCAACGAAAGACGAAGCACAAGTTTAA
- a CDS encoding metal-sensitive transcriptional regulator, translating into MEYDAKVINRVKRIEGQVRGLISMMEEGKDCREVVPQMTAVRNAIDRTAAVVVSKNLEQCIREEKDNGQNAEQLIQEAVNMLVKSR; encoded by the coding sequence ATGGAGTATGATGCAAAGGTGATCAATCGAGTGAAGCGAATCGAAGGGCAGGTACGCGGACTCATCAGCATGATGGAAGAAGGAAAAGACTGCCGAGAAGTTGTTCCTCAGATGACTGCTGTTCGAAATGCGATTGACCGAACCGCTGCCGTAGTTGTCAGCAAAAACTTGGAGCAATGTATCCGTGAGGAAAAAGATAATGGTCAAAACGCCGAACAATTAATTCAAGAAGCAGTCAATATGCTCGTAAAGAGCCGCTAA
- a CDS encoding MBL fold metallo-hydrolase encodes MAKTIEPQQLMERMLSKQKTTVLDVRATDVFEEWKLEGEAFDVINEPYVNLLDDVSALEGRLNKDDEVVVICNRGNSSTLVVEQLEANGYTNVVEATGGMSAWGEYLYRVKISDLKDGGALYQFVRSGKGCLSYMVVADGKAVVVDAARMTEVYEAFAEEQGVEITHVIDTHLHADHISGGRSLAAKTGATYLLPEGDAGEVTYSFTPLEEGKDIQLGSSAVTVRPMHSPGHTPGSTSLMVDDRFILTGDILFLASIGRPDLAGKAEAWADNLYTTLQEKLMSLPEHLYVLPGHFAETTELNDQGAVVAELGDIKKNNNGLNVKEEQAFHRMVTENLPPQPNAYQDIRMVNMGKQTPDADQQKEMESGPNRCAVN; translated from the coding sequence ATGGCAAAAACGATCGAGCCACAACAACTCATGGAGCGTATGCTATCTAAGCAAAAAACGACTGTTCTCGATGTGAGAGCAACAGATGTCTTTGAAGAGTGGAAGCTTGAAGGGGAAGCTTTTGATGTCATTAATGAACCGTATGTCAATTTACTGGACGATGTGTCTGCGCTTGAAGGACGGTTGAACAAAGATGATGAAGTGGTTGTCATTTGTAATAGAGGAAACTCGTCCACGCTCGTTGTTGAGCAACTCGAAGCAAATGGCTATACAAATGTGGTAGAAGCCACAGGCGGGATGTCTGCTTGGGGAGAATATTTATACCGCGTAAAAATCAGTGACTTAAAAGACGGCGGAGCCCTTTATCAATTTGTCCGTTCAGGTAAAGGATGCCTTTCCTACATGGTTGTTGCTGACGGCAAAGCGGTTGTTGTTGATGCTGCAAGAATGACTGAAGTGTATGAAGCATTTGCTGAAGAACAAGGTGTTGAGATTACGCACGTCATTGATACGCACCTTCATGCTGACCATATCTCTGGTGGACGTTCACTGGCTGCTAAAACAGGTGCGACGTATTTATTACCAGAAGGCGATGCAGGTGAGGTCACTTACAGCTTTACCCCGCTTGAAGAAGGAAAAGATATTCAATTGGGTTCATCCGCTGTGACTGTTCGACCAATGCACTCACCAGGACACACACCGGGAAGTACATCATTGATGGTAGACGATCGTTTCATCTTAACTGGTGATATTTTGTTTTTAGCTTCCATTGGTCGTCCTGACTTAGCTGGTAAAGCGGAAGCTTGGGCGGACAATTTGTATACAACATTGCAAGAGAAGTTAATGTCTCTTCCAGAACACCTTTACGTGCTTCCGGGGCATTTTGCTGAAACGACAGAACTCAATGATCAAGGCGCTGTTGTTGCCGAACTTGGTGACATTAAGAAAAATAACAACGGGCTGAACGTTAAAGAAGAACAAGCATTTCACCGCATGGTTACGGAAAATCTTCCTCCACAGCCGAATGCCTATCAAGATATTCGTATGGTGAATATGGGGAAACAAACTCCGGATGCAGACCAGCAAAAAGAGATGGAATCAGGACCGAACCGTTGTGCAGTTAACTAA
- a CDS encoding sulfurtransferase TusA family protein translates to MNSTKVLDAKGLACPMPIVRAKKAMAELEPGQVLEIHTTDVGSKSDLVAWAKSGGHTLLQNDEEGGAFRFWIEKGNQG, encoded by the coding sequence ATGAATTCAACGAAAGTATTAGATGCAAAAGGCTTGGCATGTCCAATGCCGATCGTTCGAGCGAAAAAAGCGATGGCTGAGCTGGAGCCAGGTCAAGTATTGGAAATCCACACGACAGATGTAGGCTCAAAAAGCGACTTAGTCGCATGGGCAAAGTCTGGCGGACACACGCTCTTGCAAAATGATGAAGAAGGCGGAGCTTTCCGTTTCTGGATTGAAAAAGGAAACCAAGGGTAA